In Candidatus Methylomirabilis limnetica, the following proteins share a genomic window:
- a CDS encoding ATP-binding protein, whose translation MNRGTTVNAQELSTLLTHGEGESIEFKRSTGEMKEAMQTLCAFLNGIGGTVIFGIRPDGTAEGQDVTDKTLREIAQATERFEPAVHLSIRRAKAEARREVVAVSVEGGLDKRPFTYDGRPYERVGSTTRRMAQSRYEKTLMDRAHGTRRWENEPAERVELRDIDRDEVFRIVNIAASLGRLAGPVGSRLADILDRLKLRRDGKILQAAVVLFGKEFMPDYPQCELRMARFKGTDKAEFMDQRQVRAPAFKLLEEAELFCQRHFPMPAKVVPEQLRRVESPLIPIDAMREILVNALIHRDYSIAGGAVSLAIFDDRVEVWSAGTYPTGITPDKLSKPHLSVQRNPIIADVFNRTGLIEKWGRGTNRVIAMCRKAGLAPPTFDEITGAAVVTFLVNVLGPGRESAQVAGPSRDQVGTKSGPSRDQVAVLERCRDARALLEIMGVAGRTNRTKFREGVLKPLIEAGLLEPTIPDKPRSRMQRYKTTGAGLAMLEKERHGEP comes from the coding sequence ATGAACCGCGGCACGACGGTCAACGCGCAAGAGCTATCGACGCTCCTGACTCATGGCGAGGGGGAGTCCATTGAGTTCAAGCGTTCGACCGGCGAGATGAAGGAGGCCATGCAGACCTTGTGCGCCTTCCTCAACGGTATCGGCGGTACGGTCATCTTCGGCATCCGGCCGGACGGCACGGCGGAAGGCCAGGACGTGACCGACAAAACATTGCGGGAGATTGCCCAAGCCACGGAGCGCTTCGAGCCTGCCGTTCATCTCTCGATCCGCCGCGCCAAGGCCGAGGCGCGCCGTGAGGTCGTCGCCGTTTCTGTCGAGGGGGGATTGGACAAACGCCCGTTCACCTATGACGGCCGTCCCTACGAGCGGGTCGGAAGCACCACGCGACGCATGGCGCAGTCCAGATATGAGAAGACGCTCATGGACCGCGCCCACGGCACGCGTCGCTGGGAAAATGAACCAGCCGAGCGGGTGGAACTACGGGATATCGATCGGGACGAGGTGTTCCGAATCGTCAACATCGCAGCCTCTCTGGGCCGTCTTGCGGGTCCCGTGGGATCACGATTGGCGGATATCCTGGATCGCCTCAAACTGCGCCGGGACGGGAAGATTCTGCAGGCCGCCGTGGTCCTATTCGGCAAGGAGTTCATGCCAGACTATCCGCAGTGCGAACTTCGCATGGCGCGGTTCAAGGGCACCGACAAGGCGGAATTCATGGACCAGCGTCAAGTCCGTGCTCCGGCGTTCAAATTGCTTGAAGAAGCCGAGTTGTTCTGCCAGCGCCATTTTCCGATGCCGGCCAAGGTCGTACCGGAACAGCTTCGCCGCGTTGAATCGCCGCTCATTCCGATTGACGCCATGCGCGAGATTCTGGTCAACGCGCTCATTCATCGAGACTATTCCATCGCGGGCGGTGCGGTTTCGCTGGCCATCTTCGATGACCGGGTAGAGGTTTGGAGCGCGGGTACCTATCCAACCGGGATTACACCAGATAAACTGAGCAAGCCCCATTTGTCTGTACAGCGCAACCCGATCATTGCGGATGTTTTCAACAGAACGGGGCTGATCGAGAAGTGGGGACGGGGAACGAACCGGGTTATTGCGATGTGCCGGAAGGCGGGCCTTGCTCCTCCGACATTCGATGAGATTACCGGGGCGGCCGTGGTCACCTTCCTGGTCAACGTGCTGGGGCCTGGACGCGAGTCCGCACAAGTCGCGGGACCAAGTCGGGACCAAGTCGGGACCAAGTCGGGACCAAGTCGGGACCAAGTCGCCGTACTTGAGCGGTGCCGCGATGCCCGCGCCTTGCTGGAGATCATGGGGGTCGCGGGTCGCACCAACCGCACCAAATTTCGCGAAGGCGTTCTCAAGCCGCTGATTGAAGCGGGGCTTCTGGAGCCGACCATTCCCGACAAGCCGAGAAGTCGGATGCAGCGGTACAAGACTACGGGGGCCGGGCTGGCCATGCTGGAGAAGGAACGTCATGGCGAACCATAA
- a CDS encoding DEAD/DEAH box helicase family protein: MNPAVNTIANRLSLRSPQRISLEILARICDIISLEKGADVAQAIKAVRSEFSTVTDFERDFPSLCFALATGVGKTRLMGAFIAYLHKAEGIRHFFVLAPNLTIYNKLIADFTPNTPKYVFQGIAEFAVEPPEIITGDNYESGRGVRSRDLFGDKSVHVNIFNIGKITSIETPKGAVKTNVPKFRRLQEYIGQSYFECLSKLDDLVLLMDESHRYRASAGMKAINELKPILGLELTATPQIERGGGSEPFKNVIYSYPLSDAMEDGFVKEPAVATRENFDIRNYDEGGLERLKLGDGVRIHENTKLELEVYARENGVPIVKPFMLVIAKDTDHANALVKLMEDDTFFEGRYKGKVITVHSALRGEERDDTVEQLIHVEKPDNPTEIVVHVNMLKEGWDVTNLYTIVPLRAANSRTLVEQSIGRGLRLPYGKRTGIGAVDRLTIVSHDKFQEIVDYANSPESIIRGGLRVVYVSDERSKIVVAEPEIVRRIAELVSPFGKAGEQQKLLFESPKEQEAARATLEVIREFERLPRSADLTKPEIHEQIVEKVKTLITPAQREIEGVAEKVDVDRVVAVMTTQYVELSIDIPRITIQPVGDVTRGYREFTLDLSRVNYQPVENEILIQELHRREQHRLMSGTGIVPEEKPEDYLVRGLIDFNDISYDDQAELLYKLVGQVVAHLRSYLKDENEVLNVLQYHQQGLVNLIHAQMQEHYEEKATAYEAHVSRGFTTLRPNNYSAPDNEAARDFRAPVIEKQDIRKMLFSGFKRCLYRVQKFDSDSERRFAVVLENDSDVLKWFKPAKGDIPIYHSGDTPYEPDFAVETKTAKFVCETKRADEMEDREVLAKAKAAAEWCGHATTHEGKNGGKPWTYLLIPHDVITDNKTLKGLAASYTYRG, translated from the coding sequence ATGAACCCGGCTGTGAACACTATTGCCAACCGATTGAGCCTCCGCTCGCCGCAGCGGATCTCGCTCGAAATCCTGGCGCGAATCTGCGATATCATCTCCCTGGAAAAGGGCGCGGACGTGGCCCAGGCGATCAAGGCAGTCCGGTCGGAATTCTCGACGGTCACGGATTTCGAGCGGGACTTCCCGTCCCTCTGCTTTGCCCTGGCGACCGGCGTGGGCAAGACGCGGCTCATGGGCGCGTTCATCGCCTATCTCCATAAGGCCGAGGGTATCCGTCACTTCTTCGTCCTCGCCCCGAACCTGACCATCTACAACAAGCTGATCGCGGACTTTACGCCCAACACGCCGAAGTACGTCTTCCAGGGAATCGCCGAGTTCGCGGTCGAGCCACCGGAGATCATTACCGGCGATAACTACGAGAGCGGGCGCGGCGTGCGGAGTCGAGATCTCTTTGGCGACAAGAGCGTTCACGTCAATATCTTCAACATCGGCAAGATCACGAGCATCGAGACGCCCAAGGGCGCGGTCAAGACGAACGTCCCGAAGTTCCGCCGCCTGCAAGAGTACATCGGCCAGAGCTATTTCGAATGCCTCTCGAAGCTGGACGACCTCGTGCTCCTCATGGACGAGTCGCACCGCTACCGGGCGTCGGCGGGCATGAAGGCCATCAACGAGCTCAAGCCCATCCTGGGTCTGGAGCTCACCGCCACGCCGCAGATAGAGCGCGGCGGCGGATCGGAGCCGTTCAAGAACGTGATCTACAGCTACCCCCTGTCGGACGCGATGGAGGACGGCTTCGTCAAGGAACCCGCCGTTGCCACGCGCGAGAACTTCGACATCCGCAACTACGACGAGGGCGGGCTAGAACGCCTCAAGCTTGGGGACGGCGTCCGCATCCATGAGAACACCAAGCTCGAGCTGGAGGTCTACGCCCGCGAAAACGGCGTGCCCATTGTAAAGCCCTTCATGCTCGTGATCGCCAAGGACACGGACCACGCCAACGCCCTGGTGAAGCTGATGGAGGACGACACCTTCTTCGAGGGCCGCTACAAGGGCAAGGTCATTACGGTACATTCCGCCCTCAGAGGAGAAGAGCGCGACGACACGGTCGAGCAACTGATCCACGTGGAGAAGCCCGACAACCCCACGGAGATCGTGGTCCACGTGAACATGCTCAAGGAAGGCTGGGACGTTACGAACCTTTACACGATCGTCCCGCTACGGGCGGCGAACTCGAGGACGCTCGTGGAGCAGTCCATCGGCCGGGGCTTGCGCCTGCCCTACGGAAAGCGCACCGGCATCGGCGCGGTGGACCGCCTGACCATCGTGTCGCACGACAAGTTCCAGGAGATCGTGGACTACGCCAACAGCCCCGAGTCCATCATCCGGGGCGGTCTGAGGGTCGTCTACGTCAGCGACGAACGATCCAAGATCGTGGTGGCAGAGCCGGAGATCGTCAGGCGGATCGCCGAACTCGTGTCTCCTTTCGGCAAGGCAGGCGAGCAGCAGAAGCTCCTATTCGAGTCGCCTAAGGAGCAGGAGGCGGCGAGGGCCACGCTGGAGGTCATCCGGGAGTTCGAGCGCCTGCCGCGCTCGGCCGACCTCACCAAGCCCGAAATCCATGAGCAGATTGTCGAGAAGGTCAAGACGCTCATCACGCCAGCCCAGCGGGAGATCGAGGGCGTGGCGGAGAAGGTGGACGTCGATCGAGTTGTCGCGGTCATGACGACGCAATACGTCGAACTGTCCATCGATATCCCCAGGATCACGATCCAGCCAGTGGGCGATGTGACACGGGGCTATCGCGAGTTCACGCTGGACCTTTCGCGGGTGAACTACCAGCCCGTGGAGAACGAGATCCTGATCCAGGAGTTGCACCGTCGCGAACAGCACCGCCTGATGAGCGGGACCGGTATCGTCCCCGAGGAGAAGCCGGAGGACTATTTGGTGCGCGGGCTCATCGACTTCAACGACATCTCCTACGACGACCAGGCCGAGCTACTCTACAAGCTGGTCGGGCAGGTCGTGGCCCACTTGCGCTCCTATCTGAAGGACGAAAACGAGGTCCTCAACGTGCTCCAGTACCACCAGCAGGGGCTGGTGAACCTGATCCACGCGCAGATGCAGGAGCACTACGAGGAGAAGGCTACGGCCTACGAGGCGCACGTGAGCAGGGGATTCACGACGCTCCGGCCGAACAACTACTCGGCTCCGGACAACGAGGCTGCGCGCGACTTCCGCGCACCCGTCATCGAGAAGCAGGACATCCGTAAGATGCTCTTCAGCGGCTTCAAGAGATGCCTCTATCGCGTCCAGAAGTTCGATTCGGATTCGGAGCGTCGGTTCGCGGTTGTGCTGGAGAACGACTCCGATGTGCTCAAGTGGTTCAAGCCCGCCAAGGGAGACATTCCGATCTACCATTCCGGCGACACGCCCTATGAGCCCGATTTCGCAGTCGAGACCAAGACGGCGAAATTCGTCTGTGAAACCAAGCGCGCGGACGAGATGGAGGACCGCGAGGTCCTGGCCAAGGCGAAGGCGGCCGCGGAATGGTGCGGACACGCCACGACGCATGAGGGCAAGAACGGCGGCAAGCCGTGGACCTACCTGCTGATCCCGCACGACGTGATCACGGACAACAAGACGCTCAAGGGGTTGGCCGCGTCCTACACCTATCGTGGGTAG
- a CDS encoding ATP-binding protein translates to MEKREMSQLRMLVKAGMILSAKLSLEDVLQRIANMACKLTNARYAALGVLDGKGGLSRFITAGADETTRQAIGAPPVGKGILAVLIREVKPLRLKNLTGDPRAHGFPPHHPPMNSFLGVPVVSKGKVFGNLYVTEKLGADEFSEEDEALAMTLAAQAAIALENANLYEELRRSYDELKQSQQLLVRQEKLASLGRLAAGLAHELNNPLSSVAGFAEALQRRVETGEISDPSALAEVGQYVTMIQNEVARAAAIVRRLLDFARQREPAFNVVDVYDVVLNAVSFVERQASLENQQVVVVPFPDGSVVQADAQMLQQVLLNLLTNALDAIESGGEIRIYAHHRREVIEPAFKQEWLDVFVSDTGSGISPENLPRVFDPFFTTKEVGKGTGLGLAISQSLVEQHKGSIEVRSEGIGKGTVVIVSLPLAERSGRLEG, encoded by the coding sequence ATGGAGAAGAGAGAGATGAGCCAGCTTCGGATGCTTGTGAAGGCAGGCATGATCCTCAGCGCGAAGCTCTCCCTTGAAGATGTCTTGCAGCGTATTGCCAACATGGCCTGCAAGCTGACGAACGCTCGCTACGCGGCCCTCGGCGTCTTGGATGGTAAGGGCGGTCTCAGTCGCTTCATCACGGCCGGCGCCGACGAGACCACCAGGCAGGCCATAGGTGCGCCACCGGTGGGGAAGGGGATCCTGGCGGTGCTTATTCGGGAGGTGAAGCCCCTACGCCTGAAGAACCTGACAGGGGACCCTCGTGCGCACGGGTTCCCACCTCATCATCCTCCGATGAACTCCTTCCTGGGCGTGCCCGTCGTCTCAAAGGGGAAAGTCTTTGGGAACCTTTACGTCACGGAGAAGCTGGGCGCCGACGAATTCAGCGAAGAGGATGAGGCTTTGGCTATGACGTTGGCCGCTCAGGCGGCCATTGCCCTCGAGAACGCCAATCTATACGAGGAGCTACGGCGCTCGTACGATGAACTGAAACAGTCGCAGCAGTTGCTGGTGCGGCAGGAGAAGCTCGCCTCGCTTGGTCGATTGGCTGCCGGACTGGCCCATGAACTGAACAACCCCCTCTCCTCGGTAGCCGGCTTTGCCGAGGCCCTCCAGCGGCGTGTCGAGACGGGGGAGATCAGTGACCCATCCGCTCTTGCAGAGGTGGGGCAGTATGTCACTATGATCCAAAACGAAGTGGCCCGCGCAGCGGCGATTGTCCGCCGCCTACTCGATTTCGCGCGGCAGCGCGAGCCCGCCTTCAACGTGGTGGATGTCTATGACGTGGTGTTGAACGCGGTATCGTTTGTGGAGCGGCAAGCCAGCCTCGAAAATCAGCAGGTTGTCGTAGTCCCATTCCCAGATGGGAGCGTGGTCCAGGCCGATGCTCAGATGCTTCAGCAGGTCTTGCTCAACCTTCTGACAAATGCGCTTGATGCCATCGAGAGTGGTGGAGAGATTCGTATCTATGCCCATCACCGTCGAGAGGTCATCGAGCCGGCTTTCAAACAAGAATGGCTCGATGTGTTCGTGTCCGATACGGGTAGCGGGATCTCGCCGGAGAACCTTCCGAGGGTCTTCGATCCGTTCTTTACCACCAAGGAGGTGGGCAAGGGGACAGGCCTTGGCCTTGCCATTAGCCAGAGCCTCGTCGAGCAGCACAAAGGGAGCATTGAGGTGCGAAGCGAGGGGATCGGAAAGGGGACGGTTGTCATCGTCAGTCTGCCGCTGGCTGAGCGTAGCGGGAGGCTTGAAGGGTAA
- a CDS encoding Fic family protein, with the protein MTLRQFLAKHESVPATTAWYLADLGEARGKQELFTRQSPQRLKALQEHALIESAVSSNRIEGVEVDKARIGTLIFGKPFLRDRNEEEVHGYRQALKLIHEKGSKLPLTEETVLRLHRMARGEIWDAGKYKEKDGDIIERHADGTSRIRFKTVPAAKTPGAMKDLIALWNTCIEERAVHPLIALAAFNLDFLCIHPFRDGNGRTSRLLFLLQCYHLGYEAGRYISLERLIEQNKDRYYDTLERSSAKWHEGKHNPWPHVNYLLYILKTACREFEDRLGRIKSPRGEKTGLVVQAIHRMTDVFRVADLQKQCPWVSVDMIRRVLKNLRAKEAVECLGRGQSATWRKTPKWRELGNTD; encoded by the coding sequence ATGACGCTACGCCAGTTCCTGGCCAAGCACGAAAGCGTTCCCGCAACGACTGCTTGGTATCTTGCGGATCTGGGTGAGGCGCGCGGCAAGCAGGAGTTGTTCACGCGGCAGTCCCCGCAACGCTTGAAAGCGCTGCAGGAGCACGCGCTTATCGAAAGTGCGGTCTCCTCCAACCGAATCGAGGGGGTGGAGGTGGACAAGGCGCGCATCGGTACGCTCATTTTCGGCAAGCCATTTCTGCGGGACCGCAACGAGGAAGAAGTGCACGGGTATCGCCAAGCGCTGAAGCTCATCCACGAGAAGGGTTCGAAGCTGCCCCTGACCGAAGAGACGGTCCTCCGTTTACACCGGATGGCCCGCGGCGAAATCTGGGACGCGGGCAAATATAAGGAAAAAGACGGAGACATTATTGAGAGGCATGCGGACGGCACCTCGCGCATCCGCTTCAAGACCGTGCCGGCCGCCAAGACGCCAGGTGCCATGAAGGATCTGATCGCGCTCTGGAATACCTGCATCGAGGAGCGCGCGGTGCACCCCCTCATTGCTTTGGCGGCCTTCAATCTGGATTTTCTGTGCATTCATCCGTTTCGGGACGGGAACGGCAGGACGTCTCGTCTGCTGTTCTTGCTCCAATGTTACCATCTCGGCTACGAGGCGGGACGGTACATCAGCCTGGAGCGCCTCATCGAGCAGAATAAGGATCGTTATTACGACACCTTGGAGCGAAGCTCCGCGAAATGGCACGAAGGGAAACACAATCCCTGGCCGCATGTGAACTACCTGCTCTACATTCTCAAAACCGCCTGCAGGGAATTCGAAGACCGCCTGGGTCGGATCAAAAGTCCGCGAGGCGAGAAGACGGGGCTGGTCGTTCAGGCGATCCATCGCATGACGGACGTCTTCCGCGTCGCCGACCTGCAGAAACAATGCCCGTGGGTCAGTGTGGACATGATCCGGCGGGTGCTCAAAAATCTACGGGCGAAAGAAGCCGTGGAATGTCTGGGGCGCGGGCAAAGCGCCACGTGGCGAAAAACGCCCAAGTGGCGGGAATTGGGTAATACCGATTGA
- a CDS encoding site-specific DNA-methyltransferase, translating to MANHKTKLELTWIGKENRPRLEPRILVEDPEKSYHASSRVSDKDTFDNRLIFGDNLLALKALEQEFAGKIKCIYIDPPFNTQQAMEHYDDGVEHSIWLTLMRDRLEILHRLLASDGTLFVHIDDNELGYLIVLLDEIFGRPNRVHVVTFKQGSATGHKSINPGCVNTTNYIVIYAKNKTPWKPNRLFTGRERDTRYGQFIVNIEDHHEGWEIVTLTKAFGSALGVTDKDARKIIKDEPQRVESFVLQNARRVIRNARPNYEGVSESAREMIDASKLKPKTILRLEREDHSDMYFRNGERILFYADKLKLVDGEYVAGEPLTTLWDDILSNNLHNEGGVDFPKGKKPEALIKRILELSTNSGDWVLDSFAGSGTAGAVAHKMGRRWIMVELGEHCHTHIIPRLKKVVDGEDKGGITEAVGWKGGGGFRYYRLAPSLLEKDQFENWVINRKYNAAMLTEAICKLEGFAYAPSDTIYWQHGRSTEKDFIYVTTQTLAREQIQKLSDEVGEERSLLVLCGAFRVKNLDAFPNLTVKKIPKTVLSRCEWGKDDYSLEIRSLPMKSAEEEPDVAAPPFGKNPRTKAERRDHAQATLFDLTGEEGMGS from the coding sequence ATGGCGAACCATAAGACCAAGCTGGAGCTGACCTGGATCGGCAAGGAGAACCGGCCGAGGCTGGAGCCGCGCATCCTCGTCGAGGACCCGGAGAAGTCCTATCACGCCTCATCTCGGGTGAGCGACAAAGACACCTTCGATAATCGGCTCATCTTCGGGGACAACTTGCTCGCCCTCAAGGCGCTGGAGCAAGAGTTTGCCGGGAAGATCAAGTGCATCTACATCGACCCGCCGTTCAACACCCAGCAGGCGATGGAGCACTACGACGACGGCGTGGAACACTCGATCTGGCTGACGCTGATGCGTGACCGTTTGGAGATTCTGCACCGCCTGCTGGCAAGTGACGGCACGCTGTTCGTGCATATCGACGACAATGAGTTAGGCTATCTCATCGTCTTGCTGGATGAGATATTTGGTCGTCCGAACCGCGTTCACGTGGTTACGTTCAAGCAGGGTTCGGCGACCGGGCACAAGTCGATCAACCCAGGGTGCGTCAACACAACGAACTACATCGTGATCTACGCTAAGAACAAGACGCCGTGGAAGCCGAATCGCCTGTTCACAGGCCGCGAACGCGACACGCGATACGGGCAGTTCATCGTCAACATTGAGGATCATCACGAGGGTTGGGAGATCGTCACGCTTACAAAGGCATTTGGAAGTGCGCTCGGCGTCACTGACAAAGACGCCCGGAAGATCATCAAGGATGAGCCGCAGCGAGTGGAGTCGTTCGTTCTGCAAAACGCCCGCAGAGTGATTCGTAATGCCAGGCCCAACTATGAAGGGGTTAGCGAATCCGCGAGAGAGATGATCGATGCTTCAAAACTTAAACCCAAGACTATCTTGAGGCTGGAGCGAGAAGATCACTCCGACATGTACTTCAGGAACGGCGAACGAATCCTCTTTTACGCAGACAAGCTCAAACTGGTGGATGGTGAATATGTGGCCGGTGAGCCGCTGACGACATTGTGGGATGACATCTTGTCAAACAACCTGCACAACGAGGGCGGCGTGGACTTTCCCAAGGGTAAGAAGCCCGAAGCCCTCATCAAGCGAATCCTTGAACTATCAACCAACTCCGGCGACTGGGTGCTCGACTCGTTTGCCGGGTCCGGCACTGCCGGCGCGGTGGCGCACAAGATGGGCCGCCGGTGGATCATGGTGGAGCTCGGCGAGCACTGCCACACGCACATCATTCCGCGTCTGAAGAAGGTCGTTGACGGCGAAGACAAGGGCGGCATCACCGAGGCCGTGGGCTGGAAAGGCGGCGGGGGCTTCCGGTATTACCGCCTTGCCCCGTCGCTCCTGGAAAAGGACCAGTTCGAGAACTGGGTCATCAACCGGAAATATAACGCCGCCATGCTGACCGAGGCGATCTGCAAGTTGGAGGGGTTCGCCTACGCCCCCAGTGACACAATCTACTGGCAGCACGGCCGCTCGACCGAGAAGGACTTCATCTACGTTACGACGCAGACGCTCGCCCGCGAGCAGATCCAGAAGCTCTCAGACGAGGTGGGCGAGGAGCGGAGCCTGCTCGTTCTATGCGGCGCGTTCCGCGTGAAGAACCTCGATGCGTTTCCGAATCTGACGGTCAAGAAAATCCCCAAGACCGTGCTGTCCCGCTGCGAATGGGGCAAGGACGACTATAGCCTTGAGATCAGAAGCCTGCCCATGAAATCTGCCGAAGAGGAACCAGATGTCGCCGCGCCGCCCTTTGGTAAGAACCCGCGCACCAAGGCCGAGCGCCGGGACCATGCCCAAGCCACGCTGTTCGACCTGACGGGCGAAGAAGGGATGGGGTCGTGA
- a CDS encoding NUDIX domain-containing protein produces MKLIERVLGTQVVYAGAYLSTEQQTVVLPDGRQAIRDIVRPPHAVAIVPIDDDGRIHLVRQYRPAIQRAIYEIPAGIIDHGERPVETARRECEEEIGLRPRRLLKLCAFYSAVGFSTGSIQLFLAQGLIAGRDRRHDPTEFLQARAIPFEQAYRWVLSNKFVDAKSIIGILWAKQRLDLSPLPDRRQSAGRQR; encoded by the coding sequence ATGAAACTCATCGAACGAGTCCTCGGCACGCAGGTAGTCTACGCGGGGGCGTACCTTTCAACCGAGCAACAGACGGTCGTCCTGCCGGATGGGCGACAGGCGATCCGGGACATCGTTCGCCCTCCGCACGCAGTCGCGATCGTGCCGATCGATGACGACGGCCGAATCCACCTGGTTCGACAGTATCGGCCGGCCATCCAGCGGGCCATCTACGAGATCCCGGCCGGCATCATCGATCACGGCGAACGCCCGGTCGAAACCGCCCGGCGGGAGTGCGAAGAGGAGATCGGACTTCGCCCGCGCCGACTGCTCAAGCTGTGCGCCTTCTATTCCGCAGTTGGCTTCTCCACCGGCTCCATCCAGCTTTTTCTGGCTCAAGGACTCATAGCCGGCCGGGACCGCCGCCACGATCCTACCGAGTTCCTACAGGCCCGTGCGATCCCGTTCGAACAGGCCTACCGCTGGGTCCTGTCAAATAAGTTTGTAGATGCCAAGAGCATCATCGGCATTCTCTGGGCCAAGCAACGACTTGATCTCTCACCGCTCCCAGATCGCCGACAATCGGCCGGACGCCAGCGTTAA
- a CDS encoding alpha/beta fold hydrolase produces MANVLVRPTTFDWNPALELRLAGIDGGEIFYAVAGEGAPVLLLHGFGGEIWMWERQVEAMSKRYRLYIPDLLGYGYSDRPKVDYTPSLFVDTIRQFMDQIGVSRASLIGNSMGAGIAWAFALTYPTRVDKLILIDGIPPHVVPAVRSRLLRWFLAIRHIPLLPYLALALRTRLMVRAELMEAIYDDRLVTDMVVERQHQISRIEGTARVMASTVRYADGVARYADALETLRKPTLIIWGEQDELFPVAVGSQLHASIRDSELVVIKDSGHMVMWEKPDETNQAILEFLGRPPERSCTGIPPR; encoded by the coding sequence GTGGCGAACGTACTCGTCCGTCCGACTACTTTTGACTGGAACCCGGCCCTCGAATTACGGTTAGCAGGGATCGACGGTGGGGAGATCTTTTATGCCGTAGCCGGTGAGGGGGCCCCGGTGCTCTTGCTCCACGGCTTTGGAGGAGAGATCTGGATGTGGGAAAGGCAGGTGGAGGCGATGTCAAAGCGATATCGCCTGTACATCCCCGATCTCCTCGGATACGGCTATTCGGATCGGCCAAAGGTTGACTACACGCCGTCGCTTTTCGTCGATACGATCAGGCAGTTCATGGACCAAATCGGCGTAAGCCGTGCCAGCCTGATCGGAAACTCAATGGGTGCGGGGATCGCCTGGGCGTTTGCCCTCACCTACCCCACGCGAGTTGACAAGCTTATCCTGATCGATGGTATCCCCCCACATGTGGTCCCCGCGGTTCGAAGTCGCCTCTTGCGTTGGTTTCTCGCGATCCGACACATCCCCCTATTGCCTTACCTGGCTCTCGCATTACGGACTCGCCTCATGGTGCGGGCAGAGCTGATGGAGGCCATCTATGACGATCGGTTGGTCACTGACATGGTGGTCGAACGGCAGCACCAGATCAGCCGCATTGAAGGGACCGCCAGGGTCATGGCCTCTACGGTGCGCTACGCTGATGGGGTTGCTCGGTATGCCGACGCACTGGAGACCTTGCGCAAGCCAACGCTGATCATCTGGGGTGAACAGGATGAACTGTTTCCTGTGGCGGTGGGTTCGCAGCTCCACGCCTCAATCCGGGATTCCGAGCTGGTTGTCATTAAAGACAGCGGTCATATGGTGATGTGGGAGAAGCCCGACGAGACCAACCAGGCGATCCTGGAGTTCCTTGGCCGTCCCCCAGAGCGGTCGTGTACTGGTATCCCGCCACGATGA
- a CDS encoding DUF1016 N-terminal domain-containing protein — protein sequence MKTKPASALYGRIREILESARASVARSVNTTQVVANWLVGREIVEEEQKGKAKAAYGERLLAELSSRLRAEYGNGYSVDNLELFRRFYGEYPALISDALPRKFSMPQISDALRRKSPPADLGALAFGGSEVRAAMRWRPGILHPNPSWTHYRPTEAELRAELRREVRALTAPKKHGDAQ from the coding sequence GTGAAAACGAAGCCGGCGTCCGCCTTGTATGGCCGCATCAGAGAGATTCTCGAGTCCGCCCGTGCAAGTGTCGCACGCTCCGTCAATACCACTCAGGTTGTGGCCAACTGGTTGGTCGGTCGGGAAATCGTAGAAGAGGAGCAGAAGGGGAAGGCGAAGGCGGCGTATGGGGAGCGGCTCCTGGCGGAACTCTCCAGCCGCCTCCGAGCGGAGTATGGTAACGGCTACTCGGTGGACAATCTCGAACTGTTCCGCCGGTTTTATGGGGAATATCCCGCCTTAATCTCTGACGCGCTGCCTCGGAAATTCTCCATGCCGCAGATTTCCGACGCACTGCGTCGGAAATCGCCTCCCGCGGATTTGGGCGCACTCGCGTTCGGCGGATCAGAGGTGCGCGCCGCCATGAGATGGAGACCCGGGATACTGCATCCGAATCCCTCATGGACCCATTACCGGCCAACTGAGGCCGAGCTCCGAGCGGAATTGCGGCGTGAAGTACGCGCGCTCACCGCTCCCAAGAAGCACGGAGACGCGCAATGA
- a CDS encoding AlbA family DNA-binding domain-containing protein, protein MKTNAPVNIKQLSGFLRQGEGPALEFKRSTGEIKESMQTLCAFLNGIGGTVIFGIWPDCVAGSPPYGGEP, encoded by the coding sequence ATGAAAACGAATGCCCCAGTCAACATAAAGCAACTGTCGGGTTTCCTGCGTCAGGGTGAGGGCCCGGCGCTGGAGTTCAAGCGTTCCACGGGCGAGATAAAGGAAAGCATGCAGACGCTTTGCGCCTTCCTCAACGGTATCGGCGGTACGGTCATCTTCGGCATCTGGCCGGACTGCGTGGCAGGCAGTCCGCCGTATGGGGGAGAACCGTGA